In Candidatus Manganitrophus morganii, the genomic window TGTAGATCCGTTGTAGTAGAGACAAAGGAGAAATGGAAAATGAAATTGCATGTTGTTATTGAGAAGGATGAGGCGGGATATTATGTCGCTGAAGTTCCGGCCTTGCCGGGATGTATCTCTCAAGGAAAGACGCGTGAGGAAGCGATTGCCAATGTCAAGGAAGCAATTGAAGGTTGGCTGGAGGTGATGGAGGCCAAACGCGAGTTCGATCCGTCCAGGGTGGTCGAGGTTGTTGTCTGATGTCTCCCGCGCTCAGGCTATGTTCGGGGGCTGAGGCGGTAAATAAATTGAAACGCGCAGGATGGATCGTCTCCCGCAGACGCGGCTCTCATGTCATGATGACCAAACCTGGAAATCAATATACCCTTTCTATCCCCCAGCACGATGAGCTCGGGCCGGGCCTCTTAAGAAAACTGATCCGTCAAGCAGGAATCACCGTCGAAGAATTCAATCAGTTCTAATATTTCCACGTAAATCTCTGTTCTTCTCTATCCTCTATGGATGGCTACGCCAAATATTCTCGTCTTTCGCTGTAGTACCCCCTTCCGGAATTTCCGCTTGACACTTTCCAATTCCTTCGGCTAGAATGGTATTCATATGGATACCATCACGGCACGGCAGCAAGAAATCCTCACCTTCATCCAGCAAACGGTGGAGCAGAAAGGCTACCCCCCTTCCTTGCGTGAAATCGCAGGCCACTTCGGGATGGTCGGAACGCGGGGGGCTTTCAAACATGTCGC contains:
- a CDS encoding type II toxin-antitoxin system HicB family antitoxin; the encoded protein is MKLHVVIEKDEAGYYVAEVPALPGCISQGKTREEAIANVKEAIEGWLEVMEAKREFDPSRVVEVVV
- a CDS encoding type II toxin-antitoxin system HicA family toxin; the protein is MKRAGWIVSRRRGSHVMMTKPGNQYTLSIPQHDELGPGLLRKLIRQAGITVEEFNQF